A stretch of the Drosophila sulfurigaster albostrigata strain 15112-1811.04 chromosome 2L, ASM2355843v2, whole genome shotgun sequence genome encodes the following:
- the LOC133848028 gene encoding RNA polymerase II transcriptional coactivator: MYTHFCAILQQNKKKCQESARKKQSSSSDSDSGPDDRNVPPPSKKAKEGAKSNGGDSASADGEGATNWTLEGMRQVRINEFRGRKMVDIREHYEKDGKVLPGKKGISLSASQWRKLLAVADEVTRALEQ; encoded by the exons atgtacACACATT TTTGCGCCATTTTGCAACAGAATAAGAAAAAATGCCAAGAATcagcaagaaaaaaacaaagttcttCATCCGACAGCGATAGTGGACCAGACGAT CGCAATGTTCCGCCGCCAAGTAAGAAAGCCAAGGAAGGCGCCAAATCAAATGGTGGCGACTCCGCTTCTGCTGATGGCGAAGGCGCAACCAACTGGACACTAGAGGGTATGCGCCAGGTGCGCATTAACGAATTCCGTGGTCGGAAGATGGTTGACATACGCGAACACTACGAAAAAGATGGCAAAGTGCTGCCCGGAAAGAAGGGTATATCGCTGTCTGCTTCTCAGTGGCGCAAGTTACTCGCTGTTGCCGACGAAGTAACGCGCGCTCTTGAACAATAA
- the LOC133835334 gene encoding male-specific sperm protein Mst84Dd, with protein MCCYPGGCCGSPASIQCTNFCFNCWTGCAASPCCRTSCSPCCPPYRGCCGGPRCGSC; from the coding sequence ATGTGTTGTTATCCAGGTGGCTGCTGCGGTTCGCCCGCCTCTATTCAGTGCACAAATTTCTGTTTTAATTGTTGGACAGGATGTGCAGCGAGCCCATGTTGCCGCACAAGCTGTTCCCCTTGCTGTCCGCCATATCGCGGATGTTGCGGCGGACCTCGTTGTGGATCATGCTAA
- the LOC133835326 gene encoding myb-like protein X, which produces MDTKSNDDSGGSDSLDKSMQRKCVMVETTATTTTATNITTEPDNCSRDSATVQQEDDQVGPSTQSGESVKANNNNNNITTTATTTAASAAFETKVKLISQNLKETKLAEETGSDEVTTASASSNEQEEVQEEEPSGDRLKKVHFHPDAKESDGGNNRVKKKWKSSQNHGGDGANLGCDGMEMDVTEDEQNADGGENEAAAEDEEEEEEEFNLAKTIAEAEDYLKQHPLTFVRRVEQNGELNTKEASQLEQEKMIEGDEDERHEDNDDEDSEIDFYKNCKPENGIERILGKETKAGKVEFLLRFENQGGLSWESEEFIRCMCPTLLKLYEQNRERRQQRLMHHVAKRQSLRQRYTDF; this is translated from the exons ATGGATACCAAGTCCAACGATGACTCTGGTGGCAGTGATTCCCTGGACAAATCAATGCAACGCAAGTGCGTCATGGTCGagaccacagcaacaacaacaacagcaacgaacaTAACAACGGAGCCCGACAATTGCAGCAGAGATTCCGCTACAGTGCAGCAAGAGGATGATCAAGTTGGGCCATCAACGCAAAGTGGCGAAAGTGTAAAAgctaataataacaacaacaacataacgacaacagcaacaacaacagcagcaagtgctGCATTTGAAACGAAAGTAAAACTAATATCGCAGAACCTCAAAGAAACAAAGCTGGCTGAGGAAACTGGCAGCGATGAGGTGaccacagcatcagcatcaagcAACGAACAGGAGGAGGTGCAAGAGGAAGAACCAAGTGGAGATCGGTTAAAGAAAGTACATTTCCATCCGGATGCTAAGGAAAGCGATGGCGGCAACAATCGtgtaaaaaagaaatggaaatcCTCACAAAACCATGGTGGCGATGGCGCCAATCTGGGCTGTGATGGGATGGAAATGGATGTGACAGAAGATGAGCAAAATGCGGACGGAGGAGAAAACGAAGCTGCAGCAGAAgatgaagaggaggaggaagaggaatTCAATTTGGCCAAGACAATTGCCGAGGCGGAAGATTATTTAAAGCAGCATCCGTTAACATTCGTGCGACGCGTCGAGCAAAATGGCGAATTGAATACAAAGGAGGCGTCACAACTTGAACAGGAGAAGATGATCGAGGGGGACGAAGATGAACGTCATGAGGACAATGATGACGAGGACAGtgaaatagatttttataaGAATTGTAAACCAGAAAATGGCATTGAACGCATTTTAGGCAAGGAAACTAAGGCGGGCAAG GTTGAATTTCTATTGCGCTTTGAGAATCAAGGGGGATTATCTTGGGAATCGGAGGAGTTCATTCGGTGCATGTGTCCAACGCTCTTAAAGCTGTACGAGCAGAATCGTGAGCGGCGTCAGCAACGTTTA ATGCATCACGTTGCTAAGCGCCAGAGCCTGCGTCAGCGTTATACGGATTTCtag
- the LOC133835333 gene encoding cytidine deaminase, protein MTQVFINGARDETNVREFDTLDSSIQELIRAANEARNNAYCPYSNFAVGAALRTSDGAIYTGCNIENGAYAASICAERTAAVKAISEGKRDFVACAVVAQQDTGFTTPCGVCRQFLAEFVTAGKDIPLYAAKPSNLPLRVLCTSVLQLLPNGFTFHNGK, encoded by the exons ATGACGCAGGTATTTATAAATGGAGCAAGAGATGAAACAAATGTCCGTGAGTTTGACACTTTGG ATTCATCCATACAAGAGCTGATTAGAGCCGCCAACGAGGCTAGAAATAATGCATATTGTCCGTACAGCAATTTTGCAGTGGGCGCTGCTCTACGCACCAGCGATGGCGCCATCTACACAGGCTGCAACATCGAAAATGGCGCCTACGCTGCCAGCATCTGCGCCGAGAGAACGGCGGCTGTGAAGGCCATCAG cgaAGGCAAACGCGATTTTGTGGCCTGCGCCGTGGTTGCCCAGCAGGACACCGGCTTCACAACACCCTGTGGCGTCTGCCGCCAGTTTTTGGCCGAGTTCGTCACAGCTGGCAAGGACATACCGCTGTATGCGGCCAAGCCGAGTAACTTGCCTTTGCGTGTGCTGTGCACCAgtgtgttgcagttgctgccaaATGGTTTCACGTTTCACAATGGCaaataa
- the LOC133835330 gene encoding transmembrane protein 222 isoform X2, which yields MGSRGDCVRERLPPIDFDLDHYPYCIVWTPIPVLTWILPFIGHMGICMANGVIRDFAGPYVVTEDNMAFGRPTRYLRLHPKYVQGGSDAWDEGVSKASVLYGTRMHNLFCDNCHSHVATALCNMHYKDSSRWNMIILCFWMFACGRFVGIYGFVKTWLPFAILLTAVILLAVYF from the coding sequence ATGGGTTCTAGAGGAGATTGTGTGCGTGAACGGCTGCCACCCATTGACTTTGACTTGGATCATTATCCATACTGCATTGTGTGGACACCGATACCCGTGTTAACCTGGATATTGCCATTCATTGGACACATGGGCATCTGCATGGCCAATGGTGTTATACGTGACTTTGCAGGTCCCTATGTAGTCACCGAGGATAACATGGCCTTTGGGCGTCCCACACGTTACTTGCGCCTGCATCCTAAGTACGTTCAGGGCGGATCCGATGCCTGGGACGAGGGTGTATCCAAAGCATCCGTTCTGTATGGCACACGCAtgcacaatttgttttgtgacAACTGTCATTCACATGTGGCGACAGCGCTCTGTAATATGCATTATAAGGACAGCAGTAGGTGGAACATGATAATTTTGTGCTTCTGGATGTTTGCATGCGGTCGATTTGTGGGCATTTATGGCTTTGTTAAAACCTGGCTGCCGTTCGCAATCCTGCTAACAGCTGTCATTCTATTGGCCGTATACTTTTAA
- the LOC133835330 gene encoding transmembrane protein 222 isoform X1 — MSSSTSRNQQQQPHQEQSSTEDVDVEMGSRGDCVRERLPPIDFDLDHYPYCIVWTPIPVLTWILPFIGHMGICMANGVIRDFAGPYVVTEDNMAFGRPTRYLRLHPKYVQGGSDAWDEGVSKASVLYGTRMHNLFCDNCHSHVATALCNMHYKDSSRWNMIILCFWMFACGRFVGIYGFVKTWLPFAILLTAVILLAVYF; from the coding sequence ATGTCGTCGTCAACATCCagaaatcaacagcagcaaccacatcaAGAACAATCATCAACAGAGGACGTCGATGTTGAGATGGGTTCTAGAGGAGATTGTGTGCGTGAACGGCTGCCACCCATTGACTTTGACTTGGATCATTATCCATACTGCATTGTGTGGACACCGATACCCGTGTTAACCTGGATATTGCCATTCATTGGACACATGGGCATCTGCATGGCCAATGGTGTTATACGTGACTTTGCAGGTCCCTATGTAGTCACCGAGGATAACATGGCCTTTGGGCGTCCCACACGTTACTTGCGCCTGCATCCTAAGTACGTTCAGGGCGGATCCGATGCCTGGGACGAGGGTGTATCCAAAGCATCCGTTCTGTATGGCACACGCAtgcacaatttgttttgtgacAACTGTCATTCACATGTGGCGACAGCGCTCTGTAATATGCATTATAAGGACAGCAGTAGGTGGAACATGATAATTTTGTGCTTCTGGATGTTTGCATGCGGTCGATTTGTGGGCATTTATGGCTTTGTTAAAACCTGGCTGCCGTTCGCAATCCTGCTAACAGCTGTCATTCTATTGGCCGTATACTTTTAA
- the LOC133835332 gene encoding cytidine deaminase — protein sequence MTHLLKGFAQPEIKETVANYGSLDATVKELLLSAHAVRQRAYTPYSNFKVGAAFRATPSDIIFNGCNVENAAFTPTACAERTALTKAVSEGYQKFSTGAVVAYAPDVFTSPCGVCRQFIREFAGNTDVPIYIARAIEERSPTEPFVDDDPVLCTSIFNLLPNSFHTY from the exons atgacGCATCTGCTCAAAGGCTTTGCACAGCCCGAAATTAAAGAAACGGTCGCCAACTACGGTTCCCTAG ATGCAACTGTCAAGGAGCTGCTGTTGAGTGCTCATGCTGTGCGCCAGCGCGCCTACACGCCCTATTCTAATTTTAAGGTTGGCGCCGCCTTTCGTGCCACACCCAGCGATATAATCTTTAACGGTTGCAACGTTGAGAATGCCGCCTTTACACCAACAGCTTGTGCTGAACGTACCGCTCTTACCAAGGCCGTTAGTGAGGGCTATCAAAAATTCTCCACAGGCGCTGTTGTAGCTTATGCACCCGATGTGTTCACCTCACCGTGTGGCGTCTGTCGGCAGTTTATACGCGAGTTTGCGGGCAACACCGATGTACCCATCTATATAGCCAGAGCCATCGAGGAGCGTTCGCCGACGGAGCCGTTTGTCGATGATGATCCTGTGCTCTGCACATCCATATTTAATCTATTGCCAAACAGTTTCCACACGTATTAG